The following nucleotide sequence is from Channa argus isolate prfri chromosome 9, Channa argus male v1.0, whole genome shotgun sequence.
TCAGACACACTATTCTTAAGCCCGACGGAAAAACTAATGTTGATACTGATCTGAGCCTAATCACCTCCCAAGATCAGGACAAACTGTGTGGAGAATAATGTCAGCTTCAACTCCAAAACCCACTCGCCTGCAATTTTGGATGCATGCTAATGGGGTGGACATTGGATCAAGCTCCTGTGAATGTGTGAACGGGAATGTGATGCTGCATTGCCAAATTAATGCGACAAAACATGAGGCAAAGGAGACTGTGGCTGAGGACTAGGATGAGATCTTTTTGAACTCAGCTGAGATGTGGACTTTATTAGAGCTAATCTGCCAGATGCATCAATGTCTGTGTGTTGACCTTATTGCACGCTAATATTTAggactgaaattaaattaatttaaattagccAAAGCTCCTTAACTgatcacagttaaaaaaataacgaCAAGGTTTTCGGGGAACCTTGATAGAAATTACTGGATACAGAACAgattaatgtcatctttaaccaatttggttggaacagggtctaaaagacatgttgttagttttgaggaagcgATATTTGAACTTatctcagtgagatctatgggtgaaaagcagtctaagatggattggggccttattgaggattctagagctgttgtatatgaagatctatctgtaatatttgtagggaggatctggtaaattttttccctaatggctacaattttagtagtaaagaaagtcatgaagtcattgctgctcagagttaagggaaaactaggctcaacagaactatggctcttagtcagcctgactacagtgctgaacagaaatcaggggttgttcttgttttcttctattaatgatggataatatgctgttctggcatcacggagaacttttttgtacatttttaaactgttttttcaggctaaccgggattcttctaaattagtggaacaccacttcctttctaactttcgtgacgcctgctttaagctgtgcatttgtgaattctACCATGGAGGttggctcctctgattcactgccttctttttcagaggggcaactgtatctagtatcttacgcagtgaggctgcaaattcgtcaactaagtaatcaatttgtacaggagtaagatggctactcaccatagtattgacacatggtggtgaaaaagatgagttataactatgtttaggtctaggaattattgataagctagaatggaagattgctgctactcctccacctcaggctgtgcttctaggaacataatttaattaatatgacttgggggggttgactcatttaaactgacatattcttcctatTGCAACCAAgcttcagtgagacaaaataaatcaatttgatgatcatttatcaagtcatttactaacagagatttagaagagagagatctgatatttaataatccgcATTTAATGGTTTTGGGTTTTGGTCCAGTATGAACAGTAGTCTTAacttgaattagatttttatgattaactccccttgtgttcatttttggtttaaaaagtttaggtggtCATGgaacagacatagtctctatggggcaaagagcagtgtggttttCTGGGTGAAAAATTTGAatccataagagctgcattttgtctgctggATGCAGGAGAGTTGAGCACATAgaagccacaggtgttttcaatggtcagtcagacTCCGGAGACTGATATATGGTGTTTCTTCAGTACATGGGAAATGTGTGTGCGTCAGTAACAATGGAACAGGCCAGGAGAACCTGGCGTTTGTCCCAGAATTAAACATTTCCCAGCGACTCTGTTGAAAACAGTAGGGGCATAGAATTTTTGgcaagaaagaggaagagaacagGATATGATGTTTTTCCCTGAACTGTTGctaaggaggagaaagatggGAGAGTAttagagtctttttgcctttttgcctGTCTGACTGATGCTTTATCCACAGCATTAACCATCTGCCTTCATACACCTGTACAGCTGGACTGAGGTCAGGTGACCCTGGAGGAGAAGGTCATCCCTGGTGGGCCGTAACAAACTCCCTGGCAGCATTAGCTGTGTGTATGAaccagtgtgaatgtgaattcaATAAAAGAGCCTAAAGCCAGTGCTTTAATATTctttcatgttaaatatgatAAACCACACAGGCAAAACCATTAAAGTGTGTGACTGGACAAGTTGCAGgctgtactgtactatactgtCTAACCTGTTGCTGGTTGTATCCTGGTTGGTTATCACCAGTTTATAAGGTGCAGTTGTGCGCAGCCTCAGTAATTCGTCCTCCATGATTACGATGTCAGGGTGAGCAAGTTTCTGCATCAGCTTTCCCATGAAGGAACCGActacaaacaggacacaaatcaCTTCCGTTAAACACTTTGGTGAACAATCTGCATCCACAAACCAAagctaaatacatttattaaaaaaaaaaaaaaacacaagtcaacACACCCTCCAGCTACACACTAGTCTTTTTAGCCTTTAGCCaaagtcaagagcaaaacaccacaaagacaggtaaaggtgagactcacctgagGGACTGTGGAGGCGTCTCTGCGCTCCTCTGGCTTTACTGACCGGCCTCGGTGCTTAATGTTTTCTTCACTAAGCCTGAGTGCGAACTGTAAGGCAAACTGTGTGCTGAACCTTACTCTGCCTGTAAGGCTGAGCCTGGGAGTCCGAGCTGAGGGCAAACAAAAACTTCCAACACACACTAATCGTTTTACGCGCACACAAATCTTGCAGACGGAAGAGCAGTAGCAAAATTCCACCGATAATATCAGcactttccagcacttttactTATAACCtaagtgttttctcagattattagacatttacagtcatttttttgagtgaataaattttcacattacacacacacaaatccttgtacacatacacataattttgctactattctacttccatatacagagaaatctaaaatgaaGCAGTTTTCCCTGCAGaggaaaatgcagaaatgcattttctgaTTAGtctattgtgtttgtatttatgctaAAGACCTGTGTCATAATGCTACAAAATTAATGTGTTGTCTATTTTTTAGTCCTTTGTATGTGGCAGATTGAGCTGAATATGTTCAGGTAAATGAATCCaggtttataaaaaaattaaaaataaatcttatttCCCAAATATTTGACCTCTAATTGACAGACTGACATGTTTGCTGGGTTGTATTATTAGGCATTACCATGTATTCAGAGTATCATCAATGTGGAAGAAATCACAAAAGTAGAAGTGTTGTTCTCATGGAGTTTTTACTTTGCATGAGATGATTTTTCAACAGAGAATATTATTGTATGTAAATGAAACAGGTGGTGCACAGGGACAAGATATATTACTGTAAATCAGACCTCGACCCAAAAGCAGaatgagcacacaaacacacacaggctgagtAAAGGaagtaaattaagtttaattagGACAATTGGAGAAAACAAAGGCTGACTGCTCAAACTAAAAACACCTCGCAGAGAGAAATATTagtacaaaatacaacaaaaggcCTCAGTGTGAGGGAGAATTCCAAagatgcacagacacagagtgcACTTTGAGGCAGGATTAAAAAGGTTCATACTAATCAGCAGCAAGTGCAGGCAGCTGTGCATCCATCCACAGCATCAGTCCAGGGTGAGACCATGACAGGGAGGAAGAGCAGCCACctacagagggagacagagttaGAACAATAATAagcaaagcacacaaacacacaggccttGACAGAgcatattcatgttttatatgaaacatttccatatgtatgatgtcaaaacatttaccagTGTTAGAcgtttttctcacagatccattTCAGAGAATGTCCACATGGCACGTCATTCCACTTGTGACCTGTTTGAACTTTAATTTCTGCACAGTCTTCTCCATCAGTTGAATATTTAAGAAGATTATCGGGCTGCTTCACATCCCAGTATCTAACCAGtcaatgaacaaaaaaacaatcgtgaaattgtgaatatctgacataaaaagacTCTTGATGGTCTCTATGTTGAtaacttattaaatgttatgacagcagtggtgcagtcagagccaacagtactgaaacagacaggaagtgtgtcagCAGTCATTCTAGCAGCTCTGAGAGTCTCCAGTCAGTGGTGTTCAGAGCCAAATCCTAACTGACACTGTGCAGGTGAAACAGTGTGAAAAGGTTGTCGGCTTCTATTTCTGTCAGTTTTGTTCCTCAGTAAAACCACGAAGGCCTTTATGAGCTCTTTCTAGAAACctctttgtttcagttgtgttggtccaaacaaacatttacagagaTATTTGGATTTAAAGAAGGTGAAGCACATTTCTGTCTTACCTAAAAGTCTGTAGAGATCCATCGACCCATTTCCAGGTTCCCTCTTCAGCTATGTCAGTTAAACCGATCCATGCTGTCTGATTGGTGAATCCAGAGAGAAATTCCTGTTCAATACAGAGACAGAATTCCACAGTTTTTAAGTTCTAGTTTTAACCACATTACATCTTCACATGTGTGTTAGGGCAGAGACAgattacacacacttttaaaataaaaactagtgTAAACGTATCAGATAACAAATTGAGATCCACAACAACCACATAAGCTAAAAAGTTGGAGTTATTCCATTTATGTTACGATGGATTCAGAGAACAGTCAAATGCTAAAATATCTTCctaatataaaattacaattattaaattgGCTTATTGCCAAGAACAACAACTTAGAAGCTAGAACTGAAACCTTTTGACTATAACTAGAttcaggcacaaaaacaagacagtaaCTGTCTTGCTCTACAGTCTGTCTCTGGTCCAACACagtgagagacacagacagacaaggattcacactcacattcacacctactggAAATTTAGAGTGACCAGTTAAGAAACATGggaggaggaaaccagagtggTAAAGATCATGGGGGGAACTCATTCTGACCTCCTCCCTACAAAGACAATGTCAACTTTAAATTACCCATTTCCCACTAGTCTTAGTCGTGCTAACGTGCTTGTAGGTGGTTCTGCAGAAATGGCCTTTTATGTCCTTTAATCAGTCTTCATTCCTtattcagccacacacacatggacacacacacatgctgtaccTGTTCTTCTGCACTGGTTACGATCACCAGATCTGCTCCTTTATTCTGGCAGTCCTCTCTGGCCTTTGTCCACGAACCAGACTcagtggagagaaaataaaaggacCGGCTGAACATTGtccatcctgcaggacaagTTTTTCCTGTAACATATAAGACAGCAGACAATAGAAGTCAGTCAAGACAAACTCCACCTGTTGCCAAAGAAAGACAGTGTgaggtaaaacatgcaaatgtggcaCAGAGGTGTTTTTAGTGTCTGACTCGTGTTTAGAATCACAGAAACATGACCTCAACATGTTAACATTAGTTCATTAACTTACACAAACATTGTTTGTGCAAACATAAGTTTGTCTAAATGGACTTGAATCTAATATGGAAAATACAGTTGAattcaatctttatttatatagagctttAAAAACCACCAGGAGTTTTAAAgctccaaagtgctttacagcaGATAAACTGTCATTTGCCTTGTCCCTTACTGTCCACACTCACTGGTCAAACTCTCAAGTCTGTCTCGGTCTTTAGTCATTTCAATGAGTCTGGATTTCAGCTGATCCTTTTCTTTAGTTACGTTAGATATTTGGGCATCTAGCTGATCCTTCTCTTCAGTTAGGGAAGATATTTCCACATCTTGCTGgcctctctctgcagtcaggaaATTAATTCTAGCAGTCAGTCGGCGTCTCTCTTCAGTCAGGGAAGACAGTGTagcattcagctggtctctctctgcagtcatgAAATTAATTCTAGCAGTCAGTCGGCGTCTCTCTTCAGTCAGGGAAGACATATTGTTCCTGCTGTCCTGGAGACTCTTATTCATGTTGGCCTCCATAGCTTTCCCACTGTTTACTGTGTTATGGTCTAAAAGATAATAAAGAATGTGTGAATGACAAGCATCATATAATACAATTCACCTTATTTCCTACAGTGAACTAATGCTCCATATGTTCCATAGATTATTTCTAGTAA
It contains:
- the LOC137132652 gene encoding CD209 antigen-like protein C, producing MEEIQMKFKNDRSFLSRSKTTQRDLWSSERRIYRAVVFCLGLLSVFLLTGLFIFNLHYHNTVNSGKAMEANMNKSLQDSRNNMSSLTEERRRLTARINFMTAERDQLNATLSSLTEERRRLTARINFLTAERGQQDVEISSLTEEKDQLDAQISNVTKEKDQLKSRLIEMTKDRDRLESLTRKTCPAGWTMFSRSFYFLSTESGSWTKAREDCQNKGADLVIVTSAEEQEFLSGFTNQTAWIGLTDIAEEGTWKWVDGSLQTFRYWDVKQPDNLLKYSTDGEDCAEIKVQTGHKWNDVPCGHSLKWICEKNV